The Gilliamella apicola genome window below encodes:
- a CDS encoding formate--tetrahydrofolate ligase, translating into MSLRPITEIAEQYNIPEQYVLPYGKHVAKIDLSILKSNQNKPKGKLILVTAITPTPLGEGKTVNTIGLSEGLNYIGKTAIACIRQPSLGPVFGVKGGAAGGGQAEVLPMETLNLHLTGDIHAITAAHDLASAALDARLYHEERLGDEFTAQTGLQRLNIDVNRIVWKRVIDHNDRALRHINVGVGGGVNGIERRDGFEITAASELMAILALASDLHDMRARIGRIILAYNTQGEPITAEQLEVAGAMTVLLKNAINPNLMQTVEQTPVLIHAGPFANIAHGNSSVIADRIALQLADYVITEAGFGSDMGMEKFFNIKYRQAGIKASCVVLVATVRSLKSNSGKYNIKPGQAIPKEISESNVELLEIGAANLAWHINNAKSYGLQVIVAINRFPHDSDEELAFLQKYAIEHGAFACEVSEVFTQGGKGAEKLAHHVIKACDAPSEIKLPYPDNMPLIDKIQTMVKKYGANKANLSEKALENIKEIQALKLDHLPLCIAKTPMSISADANLKNVPTDFDVDISHLAISAGAGFIRVYAGNVMTMPGLGTNPAYRQIDIDKDGNIVGLS; encoded by the coding sequence ATGTCCTTACGTCCAATTACTGAAATCGCAGAACAATATAATATTCCTGAACAATACGTGTTACCTTATGGTAAACATGTCGCAAAAATCGATTTATCAATTCTTAAATCAAATCAAAACAAACCAAAAGGTAAATTGATATTGGTTACCGCCATTACCCCAACTCCTCTTGGTGAAGGTAAAACCGTTAATACAATTGGACTGAGTGAAGGATTAAATTACATTGGTAAAACAGCCATCGCCTGTATTCGTCAACCAAGTTTAGGTCCAGTGTTTGGTGTAAAAGGTGGTGCTGCTGGTGGTGGTCAGGCCGAAGTTTTACCTATGGAAACTTTAAATTTACATTTAACAGGCGATATTCACGCTATCACAGCAGCTCATGATTTAGCATCAGCGGCACTAGATGCACGCCTTTATCATGAAGAACGATTGGGCGATGAGTTTACGGCACAAACGGGTTTACAGCGTTTAAATATTGATGTCAATCGTATTGTTTGGAAACGTGTAATTGATCACAATGATCGTGCATTACGTCATATCAATGTTGGCGTTGGTGGTGGCGTAAATGGGATTGAACGCCGTGATGGTTTTGAAATTACTGCGGCATCAGAACTGATGGCAATTTTAGCATTAGCGTCTGATTTACATGACATGCGTGCGCGTATTGGTCGAATTATTTTAGCCTATAACACTCAAGGTGAACCTATTACCGCAGAACAACTTGAAGTTGCGGGTGCAATGACGGTACTATTAAAAAATGCCATCAATCCGAATTTAATGCAAACCGTCGAACAGACCCCGGTGTTAATTCATGCTGGGCCTTTTGCTAATATTGCCCATGGTAACTCTTCAGTAATTGCTGACCGCATTGCTTTGCAACTTGCTGATTATGTTATTACTGAAGCTGGATTTGGATCGGATATGGGAATGGAAAAATTCTTCAATATCAAATACCGTCAAGCAGGTATCAAAGCGTCTTGTGTGGTGTTAGTTGCAACGGTACGCAGCCTTAAATCAAACAGTGGTAAATATAACATTAAACCAGGACAAGCCATTCCAAAAGAGATATCAGAATCGAATGTCGAACTACTCGAAATTGGTGCCGCTAACTTAGCATGGCATATTAACAATGCGAAAAGTTATGGTTTACAGGTGATTGTTGCTATCAACCGTTTTCCTCATGATAGTGATGAAGAACTTGCTTTCTTACAAAAATATGCCATTGAACATGGTGCGTTCGCTTGTGAAGTTAGTGAAGTATTTACCCAAGGTGGTAAAGGTGCTGAAAAACTGGCACACCATGTTATTAAAGCGTGTGATGCGCCAAGTGAAATTAAGCTACCTTATCCAGATAACATGCCTTTAATCGACAAAATTCAAACAATGGTAAAAAAATATGGTGCCAACAAAGCTAATCTTTCTGAAAAGGCGCTTGAAAATATCAAAGAGATTCAAGCATTAAAACTGGATCATCTACCTCTTTGTATTGCCAAAACACCCATGTCAATCAGTGCTGATGCGAATTTAAAAAATGTACCAACTGATTTTGATGTTGATATCAGTCATTTAGCGATTTCTGCTGGTGCTGGATTTATTCGCGTCTATGCTGGTAATGTTATGACGATGCCAGGACTTGGTACTAATCCAGCTTATCGACAAATTGATATTGACAAAGATGGTAATATTGTAGGTTTAAGTTAA
- the sohB gene encoding protease SohB: protein MNWFSQYALFLAETATVVIAILSILIFILSQRRKLSTVSGRLSVKDISQEYEQIKDDVLMSSMDEFEAKQYTKDLKKQKKLEKKQAKLAIKQKQNKNNNQVTETNITDNPNLQIKVATANGAKPKLFVLSFNGSMDAHEVEELRQEITAVLAIIKPEDQVVIKLESPGGVVHGYGLAASQLLRFRARNIPFTAVVDKVAASGGYMMACTANKIVAAPFAIVGSIGVVAQIPNFNRLLKKHDVDIELQTAGEYKRTLTMFGENTDEGRQKFKQELEETHLLFKDFVKEYRPNVDIEQVATGEHWFAAQAKDKGLVDQISTSDDFILSHLDTHKIISVSFQRKQKLSEKISKNVVKSVERLLFRQGNGL, encoded by the coding sequence ATGAATTGGTTTTCACAATATGCTCTCTTCTTGGCAGAAACAGCAACAGTGGTAATTGCTATTTTGTCTATTCTTATTTTTATCTTAAGTCAACGTCGCAAATTATCAACCGTTTCTGGGCGTTTATCTGTTAAAGACATCAGTCAGGAATATGAACAAATTAAAGATGATGTATTGATGTCGAGCATGGATGAGTTTGAAGCTAAGCAGTACACGAAAGATCTCAAAAAACAGAAAAAACTTGAGAAAAAGCAGGCAAAATTAGCCATTAAACAAAAACAGAATAAAAATAATAACCAAGTTACTGAAACCAACATTACTGATAACCCTAACCTACAAATAAAAGTTGCAACAGCTAATGGTGCCAAACCTAAGCTGTTTGTATTATCATTTAACGGTAGTATGGATGCGCATGAGGTTGAAGAGTTACGTCAAGAGATCACAGCCGTACTTGCTATTATCAAACCAGAAGATCAAGTTGTCATTAAATTAGAAAGCCCTGGCGGTGTTGTTCATGGTTATGGATTAGCTGCTTCACAATTATTACGTTTTAGAGCGCGTAATATTCCTTTTACTGCTGTCGTTGATAAAGTGGCCGCAAGTGGTGGTTATATGATGGCGTGTACTGCCAATAAAATCGTTGCTGCACCCTTTGCTATTGTTGGTTCAATAGGTGTGGTTGCTCAAATTCCAAACTTTAACCGCTTACTTAAAAAGCATGATGTCGATATCGAACTACAAACAGCCGGTGAATATAAGCGTACACTGACTATGTTTGGTGAAAACACCGATGAAGGACGCCAAAAATTTAAGCAAGAATTAGAAGAGACACATCTGTTATTCAAAGACTTTGTTAAAGAGTATCGCCCTAATGTTGATATTGAGCAAGTGGCAACAGGCGAACATTGGTTTGCAGCTCAAGCGAAAGATAAAGGTTTAGTTGACCAAATCAGTACCAGTGATGATTTTATTTTATCACATCTTGATACACATAAAATTATCTCAGTCAGTTTTCAACGTAAACAAAAGCTGTCTGAAAAAATTTCCAAAAATGTAGTCAAAAGTGTTGAAAGATTATTGTTTAGACAAGGAAATGGGCTTTAG
- a CDS encoding bifunctional aspartate transaminase/aspartate 4-decarboxylase, with protein MKNQTQYAKYANLSPFELKDNLIKLAQSHADRAMLNAGRGNPNFLAIWPRQAFFQLGIFATQESEMSYSYLNEGVGGFPIKAGLTGRFEHFIRQNYNKEGVSFLGKAFSYIRDQLGLDENAFLQEMVEGILGCNYPVPDRMLRFSEEVVKSYVLQQMGAQYLDRDDLDLFAVEGGTAAMAYIFNSMKENNLIQKGDKIAIGAPIFTPYLEIPELNDYQLVEVLINSDPDANWQYPESELRKLEDPSIKAFFLVNPSNPPSVKIDDKGLKIIADIVKKRPDLIILTDDVYGTFADDFQSLFAICPKNTILVYSFSKYFGATGWRLGVIATTKDNVLDRKIKALPSKTKQVLNKRYSSIVTEPENLKFIDRLVADSRAVALNHTAGLSTPQQVQMVLFALCEMIDTDQSYKAALKSLIRRRAASLYQHLGLKHTVDNNSVDYYTLIDLEHICRELYDDKFAKWILKNKNPSEMLFRIADEAGVVLLPGKGFAVQHPSARASLANLNEYQYAAIGLSMRKLAQEYYDEYKSKAKKK; from the coding sequence ATGAAGAACCAAACACAATATGCTAAGTATGCTAATTTAAGTCCCTTTGAGTTAAAAGATAACTTAATTAAACTGGCACAAAGCCATGCTGATCGAGCCATGTTAAATGCAGGCAGAGGTAACCCTAATTTTTTAGCTATTTGGCCAAGACAAGCTTTTTTCCAATTAGGGATCTTTGCAACACAAGAATCTGAAATGTCCTATTCTTATTTAAATGAAGGAGTTGGCGGATTTCCAATTAAAGCGGGATTAACAGGGCGCTTCGAACATTTTATTCGCCAAAATTATAATAAAGAAGGCGTATCGTTTTTAGGTAAAGCATTTTCTTATATTCGTGATCAACTTGGGCTTGATGAAAATGCTTTTTTACAAGAGATGGTTGAAGGCATTTTAGGTTGTAACTATCCTGTTCCTGATAGGATGCTCCGTTTTAGCGAAGAAGTGGTAAAATCTTATGTTCTACAGCAGATGGGTGCCCAATACCTTGATCGAGATGATCTTGACTTGTTTGCTGTTGAGGGCGGTACCGCCGCTATGGCATATATATTTAATTCTATGAAAGAAAATAATTTAATCCAAAAAGGGGATAAAATTGCCATTGGTGCTCCGATCTTTACACCTTATCTTGAAATTCCAGAACTAAACGATTATCAATTGGTTGAGGTGTTGATCAACTCTGATCCTGATGCTAATTGGCAGTATCCAGAGTCAGAATTGCGTAAACTTGAAGATCCCTCTATAAAAGCCTTCTTTTTGGTCAACCCTTCCAATCCACCATCCGTAAAAATAGATGATAAAGGATTAAAAATCATTGCTGATATTGTTAAAAAACGTCCAGATCTTATTATATTAACCGATGACGTTTATGGTACCTTTGCTGATGATTTCCAATCTTTATTTGCGATTTGTCCTAAAAATACCATTTTAGTTTATTCATTTTCTAAATATTTTGGGGCTACAGGATGGCGTTTGGGTGTTATTGCAACAACAAAAGATAATGTTTTAGATAGAAAAATTAAAGCATTGCCTAGCAAAACCAAGCAAGTCTTAAATAAACGTTATAGCTCAATTGTAACTGAACCCGAAAATCTTAAATTTATTGATCGTTTAGTTGCAGATAGCCGAGCTGTTGCATTAAATCACACCGCTGGACTTTCAACACCACAACAAGTGCAGATGGTTTTATTTGCATTATGCGAAATGATTGATACCGATCAAAGTTACAAAGCTGCATTAAAATCATTAATCCGTCGTCGTGCTGCGTCTCTTTATCAACATTTAGGCCTTAAACACACTGTGGATAACAATAGTGTTGATTATTATACTTTAATTGATCTTGAACATATTTGTCGTGAATTATATGACGATAAATTTGCTAAATGGATCTTAAAAAATAAGAATCCGTCTGAAATGTTATTTAGAATAGCTGATGAAGCCGGGGTTGTTTTATTACCTGGTAAAGGCTTTGCTGTGCAACATCCTTCTGCTCGCGCATCTTTAGCGAACTTAAATGAATATCAATATGCAGCGATTGGTTTGTCAATGCGTAAACTTGCACAAGAGTATTATGATGAGTACAAAAGCAAAGCAAAGAAAAAATAG
- a CDS encoding RnfABCDGE type electron transport complex subunit B → MQEVIMQTKQQYKAFIDEENCIGCGKCIRVCPTDAIVGSKQVLHTILPQLCTSCSNCINTCPTDCITLSTLGTALSENEELQLTEKKQQRLNYNQLVPPTILFPRTMAVNHSNQTSQQDRKQSIADAIARVKAKKNLAK, encoded by the coding sequence ATGCAAGAAGTTATTATGCAAACCAAACAACAATATAAAGCTTTTATTGATGAAGAAAATTGTATTGGCTGTGGCAAATGTATCCGCGTTTGCCCGACCGATGCCATTGTCGGCAGCAAACAAGTATTACACACCATATTACCGCAGTTATGTACTTCGTGTAGTAATTGCATCAATACTTGCCCAACAGACTGTATTACATTAAGTACATTAGGTACAGCGCTAAGTGAAAATGAAGAATTACAACTCACTGAGAAAAAACAGCAACGATTAAATTACAATCAACTTGTGCCGCCAACCATACTATTTCCGCGCACAATGGCTGTTAATCACAGTAACCAAACGAGTCAACAAGATCGTAAACAATCTATTGCTGATGCGATTGCCAGAGTTAAAGCCAAAAAAAACCTCGCTAAATAG
- the aspT gene encoding aspartate-alanine antiporter — protein MFQWLFNWILDGLKHSPEILLFLSLSLGYLIGGIRIGKFQLGGVAGSLLVAVALSVFGVTVDAGVKAVLFALFIYAVGFESGPQFFRSLGVKTLREIFLALFIAVAGLITVVVLAKVFHLDKGLAAGLAAGGLTQSAIMGTASDALTQLGVSPEELSRLQGNVTIGYAVTYIFGSLGAIIICVNILPKIMGRDIGDDAIKAQAEQLHGSLLLGANQNFALSDISGRLYRVTNKINQSVSDIEKTVNGISVERIKRGNKILEASPDTLIKAKDIILVVGHRDAMIQANDLLGSEVDSASGMDVVMNTQDVEMRNSRYVGQSLSQVLSSDEVMQLKHGIYLVAIHRDGQTLPLNNDFHFKLGDVITIYGTDSDLRRVIDKIGAPITKSEKTDWIFHGLGLVVGLIIGLIVIRVSDIPITLGAGGGALLSGLLFGWFRSLHQTIGNIPTGAVQLLKDFGLAGFVAVVGLSSGLQAINTIREQGLSLFLIGVVVTVLPMLLAIYFGKYILGYKNAAVFAGALAGARSANPAFGEVLNKAGNSTPTNSFAITYALANVFLTLLGPLVVAFV, from the coding sequence ATGTTTCAATGGCTTTTTAACTGGATTTTAGATGGACTCAAACACTCACCAGAAATACTTTTGTTTTTATCATTAAGTTTAGGGTATTTAATCGGTGGTATTCGGATTGGTAAATTTCAACTAGGTGGCGTAGCAGGATCGTTATTAGTTGCTGTTGCTTTAAGTGTTTTTGGCGTTACTGTTGATGCTGGCGTTAAAGCCGTTCTTTTTGCTCTGTTTATTTATGCGGTTGGATTTGAAAGTGGTCCACAATTTTTCCGTTCATTAGGTGTTAAAACACTTCGTGAAATTTTTTTAGCACTTTTTATTGCGGTTGCAGGTCTAATTACTGTAGTTGTGCTTGCCAAAGTATTTCATTTAGATAAAGGGCTTGCAGCAGGTTTAGCGGCAGGTGGTTTAACACAATCGGCCATTATGGGTACCGCGTCTGATGCATTAACTCAATTAGGTGTTAGTCCTGAAGAACTTAGCCGATTACAAGGTAATGTTACCATTGGTTATGCGGTAACTTATATTTTTGGTTCACTCGGTGCGATCATCATCTGTGTTAATATTTTACCAAAAATAATGGGGCGAGATATTGGCGATGATGCTATTAAGGCTCAAGCTGAACAGCTTCATGGTTCGCTATTATTAGGTGCTAACCAAAATTTTGCTTTATCCGATATTAGTGGTCGGTTATATCGTGTCACTAATAAGATTAACCAAAGCGTGTCTGATATCGAAAAAACAGTTAATGGTATTAGTGTTGAACGTATCAAACGTGGCAATAAAATTTTGGAAGCATCACCTGATACCTTAATAAAAGCTAAAGATATCATTTTGGTGGTCGGTCACCGTGATGCCATGATACAGGCCAATGATCTTCTTGGTTCGGAAGTGGATTCTGCTTCAGGTATGGATGTTGTGATGAATACACAAGATGTTGAAATGCGTAACTCTCGTTATGTCGGTCAAAGTTTATCACAAGTGTTATCATCTGATGAAGTAATGCAATTAAAACATGGCATCTATCTTGTCGCTATCCATCGTGATGGACAAACACTGCCGCTTAATAACGATTTCCATTTCAAATTAGGTGATGTAATCACCATCTATGGTACCGATAGTGATCTTCGTCGTGTGATTGATAAAATAGGTGCACCAATCACAAAAAGTGAAAAAACAGACTGGATATTCCATGGTTTAGGTTTAGTAGTTGGTCTGATAATTGGTTTAATTGTTATCCGTGTTAGTGATATTCCAATTACCTTAGGTGCTGGTGGTGGGGCGTTGCTTTCAGGTTTGTTATTCGGTTGGTTCCGTTCACTTCATCAAACTATTGGTAATATTCCAACCGGTGCGGTGCAATTGTTAAAAGATTTTGGTTTAGCTGGCTTTGTTGCGGTAGTAGGGTTAAGTTCAGGCCTGCAAGCTATCAATACTATTCGCGAACAAGGATTGTCATTATTCTTAATTGGTGTTGTGGTCACAGTGTTACCAATGTTACTCGCAATTTACTTTGGTAAATATATTCTTGGTTACAAAAATGCTGCTGTATTTGCTGGTGCTCTAGCTGGAGCTCGTAGCGCTAATCCTGCTTTTGGTGAAGTTCTTAACAAAGCGGGTAACTCTACACCAACAAACTCTTTTGCTATCACTTATGCTTTGGCTAATGTATTCCTGACTTTATTAGGACCATTGGTTGTGGCCTTTGTTTAA